The DNA window CGCAGGTCGTCGACCGGGCCCCCGGCTCCGTCGCCGCCATCGCGGCGAAGGTGCTGACCAGTGTCGTCAGCATCAGCGTGCGCGGCCTCGACGGGAGCGGCACCGGCTCGGGTGTGGTCATCCGCAGCGACGGCTACGTCCTCACCAACAACCACGTCGTCGAGTCCGCCGCGCGCGGTGGCGAGATCACCGTCGCCTTCAACGACGCCAACGAGGCCGACGTCACCGCCGAGATCGTCGGGCGCGACCCCGAGACCGACCTCGCCGTGCTGCGCATGACCGGTGGCCGTACCTACCCGGCGGCGACGCTGGGGCAGTCGCGGGCCCTGGTCGTCGGCGACCCCGTGATCGCGATCGGCTCGCCGCTGGGCCTCGCCGGCACCGTCACGACGGGCATCATCAGCGCGCTCAACCGCACCGTGCGGGTGCCAGGCGAGGACGGCTCCGGCATCCCGCTGTTCAACGCGATCCAGACCGACGCGGCCATCAACCCCGGCAACTCCGGTGGCGCGCTGGTCGACGCCGCCGGCCAGGTCATCGGCATCAACTCCGCGATCGCGACGCTCGGCGGCAGCGGTCTGTCCGGTGACTCGGGCGGCAGCATCGGGGTCGGCTTCGCGATCCCCGTCGACGAGGCCCGCTCGGTCGCCGAGGAGATCATCCGCACCGGCCGGGCGACGCACCCCGCGATCGGCATCGAGGCGGCGACCGTCAGCGGCAGCGGCACCCGGGGGGCCCGCATCGGGCGGCTCGTGCAGGGCGGCCCCGCCCAGCAGGCCGGCCTGGAGCAGGGCGACCTCATCACCGAGCTCGACGGCACCGAGGTGAGCAGCGTCGACGAGCTCATCGTGGCGATCCGCGAGCACAAGGTGGGCGAGACCGTCGAGGTGACCTTCGTCCGCGACGGCCGCACGCAGACCG is part of the Mycobacteriales bacterium genome and encodes:
- a CDS encoding trypsin-like peptidase domain-containing protein produces the protein MSETPDPTAPQTPPPGPWWSRPEDAPAGSTSGSTSAAAASSATGWGDPQAPTSYAAPGWGAPPSGAPAWGYPTDTIGQPSSQPTVRRRGLGVAAAVVATALVAGLTGGYVGARTGERDLLDPSASLGSGSTTQVVDRAPGSVAAIAAKVLTSVVSISVRGLDGSGTGSGVVIRSDGYVLTNNHVVESAARGGEITVAFNDANEADVTAEIVGRDPETDLAVLRMTGGRTYPAATLGQSRALVVGDPVIAIGSPLGLAGTVTTGIISALNRTVRVPGEDGSGIPLFNAIQTDAAINPGNSGGALVDAAGQVIGINSAIATLGGSGLSGDSGGSIGVGFAIPVDEARSVAEEIIRTGRATHPAIGIEAATVSGSGTRGARIGRLVQGGPAQQAGLEQGDLITELDGTEVSSVDELIVAIREHKVGETVEVTFVRDGRTQTADVVLQEKNAR